In Passer domesticus isolate bPasDom1 chromosome 7, bPasDom1.hap1, whole genome shotgun sequence, one genomic interval encodes:
- the NKRF gene encoding NF-kappa-B-repressing factor: protein MPAEPRPEAAAEPEPELEQWRQYNETERQWALRRRFILRHLPAYPGGAIDQLLALSVLWTNHVFMGCRYGVQVMEKVLKMAEGIDIGETRSYELVPSRKLKRHSSPSDSPEPEETPEPPKKVVPKFRVRPRFEPIHFVTSAEKDGKKDNSLDNQRQEVNQEANTNSMAQPAENCTNNFVNAREVNPQLSSSAGLGFTGPAAAAKKAVNSVDSTTSNAVQVSVSPSTAPSASETFPPSAIMLKQSFMEKLSAAVWKNLTNPDANTGTDKINFTYLLTRSIQACKTNPEYIYVPLKEIAPADLPKSKKLLTDGFACEVRCQNVYLATGYAGSKNGSRDRAAEQAVKLLKKSVEVRVVQRKFKHTYHEDLVVCEAGVCRPDFPPALKPHEEFVVANRDCVPMQPGTESMKGSTNTNKDWTSFVLTENASDAIGILNNSASYNKMSVEYKYELMPNRSWRCQVYLQDHCLAEGFGTKKTSKHAAAEEALKILQKMQSNIASLKVTQVQKVGCSSRGSGRKKDLKDLVIYENSSNPVCTLNDTAQFNKMTVEYVFERMTGMRWKCKVMLEDEFIAEAVGVKKSVKHEAAEEAVKILKKTQPTVVNNLKKGAVEDVISRNEIRGRSAEEAFKQKIKEDNIGNQILRKMGWTGGGLGKDGEGIREPISVKEQFKREGLGLDVERVNRIAKRDIEEIIRNYARSDSHVDLTFSRELTMDERKQIHQIAQKYGLKSKSHGQGYNRYLVVSRKRRKEDLLDQLKQEGQVGHYELIMPQAN from the exons ATGCCGGCAGAGCCGCGGCCGGAGGCGGCGGCCGAGCCGGAGCCGGAGCTGGAGCAGTGGCGGCAGTACAACGAGACCGAGCGGCAATGGGCGCTGCGCCGCCGCTTCATCCTCCGCCACCTCCCCGCGTACCCCGGCGGCGCCATCGACCAGCTGCTGGCGCTCTCCGTGCTCTGGACCAACCACGTcttcatgggctgcag GTACGGTGTGCAGGTCATGGAGAAGGTTCTCAAGATGGCTGAAGGCATCGACATTGGGGAAACGAGGTCCTACGAGCTGGTGCCCAGCAGGAAGCTGAAGAGACACAGCTCTCCGTCGGACA GTCCAGAGCCAGAAGAGACTCCTGAGCCACCCAAAAAGGTGGTCCCCAAGTTCCGAGTGCGACCACGCTTTGAGCCCATACATTTTGTCACCAGCGCGGAGAAGGATGGCAAGAAGGACAATTCTCTGGATAACCAAAGGCAGGAGGTGAACCAGGAGGCAAATACAAacagcatggcacagccagCTGAAAACTGTACAAATAATTTTGTGAATGCACGAGAGGTGAATCCCCAgctctccagctcagctgggcttGGCTTTAcaggcccagcagcagcagccaagaaGGCTGTGAATAGTGTGGACTCTACCACAAGCAACGCCGTGCAGGTTTCTGTTTCCCCTTCAACTGCCCCTTCTGCATCAGAGACTTTCCCTCCATCAGCAATAATGCTGAAGCAGAGCTTCATGGAGAAACTGTCAGCAGCTGTCTGGAAAAATCTTACTAATCCAGATGCAAACACTGGGACAGATAAAATTAACTTCACGTATCTTTTGACACGTTCGATTCAGGCATGCAAGACAAACCCTGAATATATTTATGTTCCTCTGAAAGAGATTGCTCCTGCTGACCTGCCCAAGAGCAAGAAGCTGCTGACAGATGGCTTCGCTTGCGAGGTGCGATGTCAGAACGTCTACCTGGCCACCGGCTATGCTGGCAGCAAGAACGGATCCCGGGACCGAGCCGCGGAGCAGGCAGTGAAGCTGCTCAAGAAATCCGTGGAAGTTCGAGTTGTTCAGCGCAAGTTCAAGCACACCTACCACGAGGACCTGGTGGTGTGTGAGGCAGGTGTGTGTCGCCCAGATTTCCCTCCCGCTCTCAAACCTCATGAGGAGTTCGTAGTTGCCAACAGGGACTGTGTCCCAATGCAGCCCGGTACTGAATCCATGAAGGGTTCCACGAATACCAACAAAGACTGGACTAGTTTTGTCCTCACAGAGAATGCCAGCGATGCAATAGGAATACTTAACAATTCTGCCTCGTATAACAAAATGTCTGTTGAATATAAGTATGAATTAATGCCCAACCGCTCGTGGCGTTGTCAGGTGTATCTCCAAGATCACTGCTTGGCCGAGGGATTTGgcacaaaaaaaaccagcaagcACGCGGCAGCTGAGGAGGCACTGAAGATCCTGCAGAAGATGCAGTCCAATATAGCATCCCTCAAAGTGACCCAGGTGCAGAAAGTGGGCTGCTCATCACGGGGCTCTGGGAGGAAGAAGGACCTGAAGGACCTGGTGATCTACGAGAACTCCAGTAACCCGGTGTGCACCCTGAACGACACCGCCCAGTTCAACAAGATGACGGTGGAGTACGTCTTTGAGAGGATGACAGGCATGCGATGGAAATGCAAGGTGATGCTTGAAGATGAATTCATCGCAGAAGCAGTTGGAGTAAAGAAATCTGTCAAGCATGAGGCAGCAGAGGAAGCCGTGAAAATCCTCAAAAAGACTCAGCCAACTGTTGTTAATAACCTGAAGAAAGGTGCTGTTGAAGACGTCATCTCCAGAAATGAGATTCGAGGTCGATCAGCAGAAGAGGCTTTCAAACAGAAGATCAAAGAAGACAACATTGGGAACCAAATTTTAAGAAAGATGGGCTGGACAGGCGGTGGCCTAGGGAAAGATGGTGAAGGAATTAGGGAGCCTATTTCAGTAAAGGAGCAGTTCAAAAGGGAAGGACTTGGGCTTGATGTGGAAAGGGTGAACAGAATCGCTAAGAGAGATATTGAAGAGATCATTCGAAACTATGCACGTTCAGACAGTCACGTTGACTTGACTTTCTCTAGAGAACTGACCATGGATGAGCGGAAGCAGATACATCAAATTGCCCAAAAATACGGTCTTAAAAGTAaatcccatgggcagggatacaACAGATACTTGGTGGTGAGCAGGAAGCGGCGCAAGGAAGATCTGTTAGACCAGCTGAAGCAGGAAGGCCAGGTTGGGCATTACGAGCTTATCATGCCCCAAGCAAACTGA